The Sorangiineae bacterium MSr11367 genome window below encodes:
- a CDS encoding CPBP family intramembrane metalloprotease, with protein sequence MTLADDRTMSTLIRERRGPIDRALVLLAALGVVYVARQVVTPRWRVCIDPWVHSLPRDARTVAGHVLVWTFPMAIFSGITLAFLIRSRRFEPLSLTRDLRRAVTDALWATLIGVVAVVAVAKGMGLPFGFRIRGWVLAANVVSNGYEELVERGLIFTAAWYALGSRLAAALFSGLVFALGHEQYPLPLRAVVAFGGFIWSWIYARTGNFLAPWLSHQLADMVLDVILLT encoded by the coding sequence ATGACCTTGGCCGATGACAGGACGATGAGCACCCTCATTCGAGAGCGACGCGGGCCGATCGATCGCGCGCTCGTGCTTTTGGCGGCGTTGGGTGTCGTGTACGTCGCGCGGCAGGTGGTGACCCCGCGCTGGCGCGTGTGCATCGACCCGTGGGTCCATTCGCTCCCGAGGGACGCGCGGACGGTCGCGGGACACGTCTTGGTGTGGACATTTCCCATGGCCATTTTTAGCGGCATCACGCTAGCGTTCTTGATTCGTTCCCGGCGGTTCGAACCGCTGTCGCTCACCCGCGACCTTCGACGTGCGGTGACCGATGCCCTTTGGGCAACGCTCATCGGGGTGGTGGCAGTGGTGGCGGTGGCAAAGGGCATGGGCCTTCCGTTCGGGTTCAGGATCCGCGGCTGGGTGCTCGCAGCCAATGTCGTCTCCAATGGGTACGAGGAACTCGTCGAGCGTGGCCTCATTTTCACGGCCGCGTGGTACGCACTTGGATCACGCCTGGCCGCGGCACTCTTCTCCGGGCTGGTCTTCGCACTCGGTCACGAGCAGTATCCTCTGCCGCTGCGCGCGGTCGTGGCGTTCGGCGGCTTCATCTGGTCGTGGATTTATGCGCGAACGGGGAATTTCCTGGCCCCTTGGCTTTCGCACCAGCTGGCCGACATGGTGCTCGACGTGATCCTCCTCACTTGA
- a CDS encoding IPT/TIG domain-containing protein codes for MMDKQTSIGVNESGGAAAWPWSKPTVVGVGPNCGPSAGGISVTILGKGFTNATAVAFGSVQAQNFTVDSDTEITATSPAYTAGGTVDVTVTTSKGTSPVNPPADQFTFLTSTNMTQVMMTLAALAPTGATERPSGESVEQQQARILAGINAQLANANLATGNGWRAIWVGLTQDRANLVYIAENMPTVAGAATYAVCFRGTMGGSPIDSAEDMDVGTLLPFGPFASGGSLGNISQGAMQAFTEIIMNTGLVAALTGLVTAQSTGPTIYVTGHSLGGALATTVSLYLAAQTWTPTPTLQVFTFAAPTAGDANFANSFNTQFPQAMCEWNQYDLVPNAWQNLVNGESQNPPTPESVEFFYPGMNDRLLSAEIKKIVQNIASKAPAINPYTQPTQQPALNAYFAYFNPNPADIGTLDDWLTEVAYQHANNTYLTLLGAPPLPTVAPSIASISPSSGPALGGTAITITPVGGSFSADSQVDFGVVPAVRVEVNSNGTITATSPPGVGVVDVTVTNMFGTSARVVADQFTFTP; via the coding sequence ATGATGGACAAGCAAACGAGCATCGGCGTCAACGAAAGTGGGGGCGCGGCGGCTTGGCCTTGGAGCAAGCCAACGGTCGTGGGGGTCGGCCCGAACTGTGGCCCGTCGGCAGGTGGCATCTCGGTGACGATTCTCGGCAAGGGGTTCACCAACGCCACGGCCGTCGCGTTCGGAAGTGTGCAAGCGCAGAACTTCACCGTTGATTCGGATACGGAAATTACCGCCACTTCGCCGGCCTACACGGCAGGAGGCACCGTCGACGTCACCGTCACGACCTCGAAAGGAACGTCGCCCGTCAACCCGCCGGCGGACCAGTTCACGTTCCTCACCTCCACGAACATGACGCAAGTCATGATGACCCTCGCGGCCTTGGCCCCCACCGGTGCGACCGAGCGCCCATCGGGGGAGAGCGTCGAGCAGCAACAGGCGCGCATCCTCGCGGGCATCAATGCGCAGCTCGCGAATGCCAACCTCGCCACGGGCAACGGTTGGCGCGCGATCTGGGTGGGACTCACGCAAGACCGCGCGAACCTCGTCTACATCGCCGAGAACATGCCCACGGTGGCAGGGGCGGCGACCTACGCTGTCTGCTTCCGAGGGACGATGGGCGGATCCCCCATCGACAGTGCCGAAGACATGGACGTGGGAACGCTCCTCCCTTTCGGTCCTTTTGCTTCGGGGGGTTCATTGGGGAACATCTCCCAGGGCGCGATGCAGGCCTTCACGGAGATCATCATGAACACGGGGCTCGTCGCCGCACTGACGGGGCTCGTCACCGCGCAAAGCACGGGGCCAACCATCTATGTGACGGGGCACAGCCTCGGAGGTGCCTTGGCAACGACGGTAAGCCTGTACCTCGCCGCCCAGACGTGGACGCCGACGCCGACCCTTCAGGTATTCACCTTCGCGGCCCCCACGGCCGGCGATGCGAATTTCGCCAATAGCTTCAACACCCAATTTCCGCAGGCGATGTGTGAGTGGAATCAATACGACCTGGTTCCCAACGCTTGGCAGAACCTCGTCAATGGAGAATCGCAAAACCCGCCCACGCCGGAAAGTGTGGAGTTCTTCTATCCGGGAATGAACGACCGACTTTTGAGCGCAGAAATCAAAAAGATCGTCCAAAATATCGCGAGCAAAGCTCCGGCGATCAACCCCTATACGCAGCCGACCCAGCAGCCGGCGCTCAATGCATACTTCGCATATTTCAATCCCAATCCCGCCGATATCGGCACCTTGGACGATTGGCTGACCGAAGTTGCGTATCAGCATGCGAACAACACCTATCTGACTTTGCTGGGAGCACCTCCGCTTCCGACCGTCGCGCCAAGCATCGCATCGATCTCGCCCAGCAGCGGGCCAGCTCTCGGTGGCACCGCGATCACCATCACGCCGGTCGGTGGCTCCTTCAGCGCCGATAGCCAAGTCGACTTTGGCGTCGTGCCGGCAGTGCGTGTCGAAGTCAACTCCAACGGCACCATCACCGCCACGTCACCTCCCGGCGTCGGCGTCGTCGACGTGACGGTGACCAACATGTTCGGGACCTCCGCGCGGGTTGTTGCCGACCAGTTTACCTTTACACCCTAG
- a CDS encoding HAD-IA family hydrolase, translated as MKAVLFDFDYTLADSSPGIIACVTHALTVMGIPLASDDAICRTIGLSLPDTFSRLSGIDDEQARIRFKELYLERARYVMVGLTELFPGVRETLHALAARGLRLGIVSTKISPTLRKILEKEDLLSLFGVIIGGDDVTRTKPDPEGIHRALEVLEVQAHECLYVGDAVMDVEAARRAGTSFAAVLTGATLRHELEALGAVFIFDRVNDLDLGAISPSTPVAGPI; from the coding sequence ATGAAGGCCGTTTTGTTCGACTTCGACTACACGTTGGCGGATTCGTCCCCTGGAATCATTGCGTGCGTCACGCACGCGCTCACCGTCATGGGCATTCCGCTCGCTTCGGACGATGCGATTTGCAGGACCATCGGCCTGTCGTTGCCCGACACCTTCTCGCGCCTGAGTGGCATCGACGACGAGCAGGCGCGCATCCGATTCAAAGAGCTCTACCTCGAACGAGCAAGGTACGTGATGGTGGGCCTCACGGAGCTCTTCCCCGGGGTCCGCGAAACGTTGCACGCCTTGGCCGCACGAGGCCTTCGTCTCGGCATCGTCTCGACCAAGATCAGCCCCACGCTTCGCAAGATCCTCGAAAAGGAGGATCTCTTGTCGTTGTTCGGCGTGATCATCGGCGGCGACGATGTCACCCGAACGAAGCCCGATCCGGAGGGCATCCACCGCGCCCTCGAAGTCCTCGAGGTTCAAGCCCACGAGTGCCTCTACGTCGGAGATGCCGTCATGGACGTCGAAGCCGCCCGCCGCGCCGGCACCTCCTTCGCCGCCGTCCTAACCGGCGCGACCCTCCGCCACGAGCTCGAGGCCCTCGGCGCCGTGTTCATTTTCGACCGCGTGAACGATCTGGATCTCGGCGCGATCTCGCCATCGACGCCCGTCGCGGGGCCAATCTAG